One window of the Rhipicephalus sanguineus isolate Rsan-2018 chromosome 4, BIME_Rsan_1.4, whole genome shotgun sequence genome contains the following:
- the LOC125758320 gene encoding uncharacterized protein LOC125758320, translating to MTRGTLTFICIKALVAVFATYPVRGANPVLSSVLLVKASDVSEAEAHCVLYVPAIKDVAKREADAEYLPLLNVLNDTECDYERRSFEGKVVLMEHCDNTSNDDIIQKAKSAKAAAIVVTYNEKRPIVETSTDIKRLDIVVAFAKNSTGRKITRQTPQDG from the exons ATGACCAGGGGCACGCTAACCTTCATTTGCATCAAGGCGCTCGTCGCTGTCTTCGCGACT TACCCGGTGCGCGGTGCGAATCCCGTGTTAAGCTCTGTGCTCCTGGTCAAGGCGTCCGACGTGTCCGAAGCAGAGGCGCACTGCGTGCTGTACGTGCCCGCCATCAAGGACGTCGCCAAACGAGAAGCTGACGCA GAGTACCTGCCTCTTCTGAACGTGCTGAACGACACCGAGTGCGACTACGAGCGGCGTAGCTTCGAGGGCAAGGTGGTGCTCATGGAGCACTGCGACAACACTTCcaacgacgacatcatccagaaGGCCAAGAGCGCAAAGGCTGCTGCCATTGTCGTGACTTACAACGAGAAGCGACCG ATAGTGGAGACCAGCACTGATATAAAGAGGCTGGACATCGTCGTCGCTTTCGCCAAGAATTCGACTGGACGAAAGATTACC cggcagacacCTCAAGATGGCTAG